Proteins co-encoded in one Novosphingobium sp. PP1Y genomic window:
- a CDS encoding urate hydroxylase PuuD has product MAKLFGNLNLVLGVGIALAILIMLAFAPYSPVNLNSVFRWLHVFFGILWIGLLYYLNFVQVPLMPSIPAEQKGAVTGHIAPKVLFYFRYAALFTVITGLVVAWASGYLVQALSFAGVGAVALIGVGMWMALVMAFNVWFIIWPAQKKILGIVEASAEEKAAAAPRALIASRLNTLLSIPMIYCMVSANLG; this is encoded by the coding sequence ATGGCGAAACTGTTCGGAAACCTGAATCTCGTCCTGGGTGTAGGTATCGCGCTCGCGATCCTGATCATGCTGGCCTTCGCGCCATACTCACCGGTCAATCTCAATTCGGTCTTCCGCTGGCTCCACGTCTTTTTCGGGATCCTGTGGATCGGCCTGCTCTACTATCTCAACTTCGTGCAAGTGCCGCTGATGCCGTCGATCCCGGCGGAGCAGAAAGGCGCGGTCACCGGGCACATCGCGCCCAAGGTGCTATTCTACTTCCGCTATGCGGCGCTGTTCACGGTCATCACCGGGCTCGTCGTCGCGTGGGCCAGCGGCTACCTCGTCCAGGCGCTCAGCTTCGCGGGCGTTGGAGCCGTCGCGCTGATCGGCGTGGGCATGTGGATGGCCCTCGTCATGGCCTTCAACGTCTGGTTCATCATCTGGCCCGCCCAGAAGAAGATCCTGGGCATCGTCGAAGCCAGCGCCGAGGAGAAAGCCGCCGCCGCGCCGCGCGCGCTGATTGCCAGCCGTCTCAACACGCTGCTGTCGATTCCGATGATCTACTGCATGGTCAGCGCCAACCTCGGCTGA
- a CDS encoding potassium transporter Kup: MSDEQSGRGAETPSVINPAMSSAHPVPGGHGHGSNNVAKLAFGAIGVVFGDIGTSPIYAFRETFVGPHPLAIDELHILGVVSLIFWSMTLVVSIQYVGILMRADNKGQGGSLALVALISGHIKKSRYGGLVVLLGVFATSLFYGDSMITPAVSVLSAVEGLTVVESRLAPLVLPIALVLLIGLFVLQKSGTAKVGALFAPVMVIYFSVLAILGIYHLVQMPGVLVALNPWYAIQFFLTDKMLGFLALGSVVLAVTGAEALYSDMGHFGRGPMRMSWFGFVMPCLLINYFGQAAMILGLDDASAAEAMENPFFNLAPEYLRLPLVILATCATFIASQAVISGAFSITHQAMQLGFIPRLSTRHTSEHEVGQIYIPFVNWALMTGVIVLVLVFQNSSNLASAYGIAVTGAMLIDTCLMTVLLIVLWRWKLWLAIPVIVTFFIVDGAYFAANATKIADGGWFPLLIGGIAFTLLTTWNKGRRLMRLRMTEAALPLNVFAKSAHGSAARVPGTAIFMASSNVGVPSALLHNIKHNKVLHERVVVLTVEVADVPYVEASERYEVSDLGQGFYRLTLRYGFMEETDIPVALANTQICGAPFEMMKTSFFLSRQTLLPAAKPGMAIWREKLFAWMMRNAASAMEFFRLPTNRVVELGSQLEI, from the coding sequence ATGAGTGATGAACAATCGGGTCGTGGTGCTGAAACCCCGTCGGTAATCAATCCGGCGATGTCTTCCGCGCATCCAGTCCCCGGGGGCCATGGTCATGGTTCCAACAACGTCGCCAAGCTCGCCTTCGGGGCGATCGGCGTCGTTTTTGGAGACATCGGTACCAGCCCGATCTACGCCTTTCGTGAAACTTTCGTCGGCCCGCACCCGCTGGCCATCGACGAATTGCACATTCTGGGCGTCGTCAGCCTGATCTTCTGGTCGATGACGCTGGTCGTATCGATCCAGTACGTGGGCATCCTGATGCGCGCGGACAACAAGGGGCAGGGCGGCAGCCTCGCCCTCGTCGCGCTGATTTCCGGTCACATCAAGAAATCGCGATACGGTGGTCTTGTCGTGCTGCTGGGCGTCTTTGCGACCTCGCTGTTCTACGGCGACTCGATGATTACCCCGGCGGTTTCGGTGCTCTCGGCGGTCGAAGGCCTGACAGTAGTCGAATCGCGCCTGGCGCCGCTCGTCCTGCCGATTGCGCTGGTCCTGCTGATTGGCCTGTTCGTTCTGCAGAAAAGCGGGACGGCCAAGGTGGGAGCGCTCTTCGCGCCCGTCATGGTGATCTATTTCTCGGTCCTGGCGATCCTGGGCATCTATCACCTCGTGCAGATGCCCGGCGTGCTCGTCGCCCTGAACCCGTGGTACGCGATCCAGTTCTTCCTGACCGACAAGATGCTCGGCTTCCTGGCTCTCGGCTCGGTCGTGCTGGCCGTGACCGGCGCGGAAGCGCTCTATTCGGACATGGGCCACTTCGGGCGCGGCCCGATGCGCATGTCGTGGTTCGGCTTCGTAATGCCCTGCCTGCTGATCAACTACTTCGGCCAGGCGGCGATGATTCTCGGCCTGGACGATGCTTCGGCGGCAGAGGCGATGGAGAACCCGTTCTTCAACCTCGCGCCGGAATACCTGCGCCTGCCGCTCGTCATCCTGGCCACCTGCGCGACGTTCATCGCCAGCCAGGCGGTGATCTCGGGTGCGTTCTCGATCACCCACCAGGCGATGCAGCTTGGCTTCATCCCGCGCCTCTCGACCCGCCACACCAGCGAGCACGAAGTCGGGCAGATCTACATTCCCTTCGTGAACTGGGCGCTGATGACCGGCGTGATCGTGCTGGTCCTCGTCTTCCAGAACTCGTCGAACCTCGCTTCGGCCTATGGTATTGCGGTTACCGGCGCGATGCTCATCGACACCTGCCTGATGACGGTGTTGCTGATCGTGCTGTGGCGCTGGAAGCTGTGGCTGGCGATCCCGGTCATCGTTACATTCTTCATCGTCGATGGCGCCTACTTCGCTGCGAACGCGACCAAGATCGCGGATGGCGGCTGGTTCCCGCTGCTGATCGGCGGTATTGCCTTCACGCTGCTGACGACCTGGAACAAGGGCCGCCGCCTCATGCGCCTGCGCATGACCGAGGCCGCCTTGCCGCTCAACGTCTTCGCCAAGAGCGCGCACGGCAGCGCTGCGCGCGTACCGGGTACGGCGATCTTCATGGCATCGAGCAATGTCGGCGTGCCCTCGGCGCTGCTGCACAACATCAAGCACAACAAGGTGCTGCATGAGCGCGTTGTCGTGCTGACCGTCGAAGTGGCCGATGTGCCCTATGTCGAGGCAAGCGAGCGCTACGAGGTTTCGGACCTCGGGCAGGGCTTCTATCGCCTGACGCTGCGCTATGGCTTCATGGAAGAGACTGATATCCCCGTAGCGCTGGCCAATACCCAGATCTGCGGCGCTCCGTTCGAGATGATGAAGACCAGCTTCTTCCTCTCCCGTCAGACGCTGCTTCCGGCTGCTAAGCCGGGCATGGCAATCTGGCGCGAAAAGCTCTTTGCGTGGATGATGCGCAATGCGGCCAGTGCGATGGAGTTCTTCCGCCTGCCGACCAACCGCGTCGTCGAACTGGGCAGCCAGCTCGAGATCTGA
- a CDS encoding DsbE family thiol:disulfide interchange protein: MSEPTPPKAPKWAIWLPLVLFVAFVALVMIGLYRPADRNVASTLVGKPMPEFQLPPALPGRPGLDSRQFANGSPHLVNIFASWCLPCRVEAPQLAALARAGVPIEGISVRDTTEALQGFLAEHGDPFQRIGADDDGKVQLALGSSGVPETYVIDGKGVIRYQHIGEIRPEHIPMILDKLKEAAQ; the protein is encoded by the coding sequence ATGAGCGAGCCAACGCCTCCCAAGGCCCCCAAGTGGGCGATCTGGCTGCCCCTGGTGCTGTTCGTGGCCTTCGTCGCGCTCGTCATGATCGGGCTCTATCGTCCGGCGGACCGCAACGTGGCCAGCACGCTGGTCGGCAAGCCCATGCCCGAGTTCCAGCTTCCGCCGGCATTGCCCGGTCGACCCGGGCTCGACAGTCGGCAATTCGCCAATGGCTCGCCGCATCTCGTGAACATCTTTGCCAGCTGGTGCCTGCCGTGCCGCGTCGAGGCACCGCAACTGGCGGCACTGGCCAGGGCAGGTGTGCCGATCGAAGGCATCTCCGTGCGTGACACGACCGAGGCGCTGCAGGGTTTCCTTGCCGAACACGGCGATCCGTTCCAGCGAATCGGTGCCGATGATGACGGCAAGGTCCAGCTCGCGCTCGGCTCCTCTGGCGTGCCGGAGACTTACGTGATCGATGGCAAGGGCGTGATTCGCTACCAGCACATCGGCGAAATCCGTCCCGAACATATCCCGATGATTCTCGACAAGCTGAAGGAGGCCGCGCAGTGA
- a CDS encoding tetratricopeptide repeat protein has protein sequence MTWVLVVVLAVVAFVAIAFVLKAPRSGWEAIAAALVLGIAGYASQASPGLPAAPKAASEQVSKDAAAMVDARGKVSDSSLPPSDRWVVIADGLARNGRYGDAAEVLRGAVDADPKNTEAWLAMGNALVSHADGLLTPAALYAFRKAALSDPDAPGPPFFLGLAFAQSGRYAEARQLWSDLLERAPEDAPWRAPLADQLSKLEAFLAGQSGGQGPSSGQSTP, from the coding sequence ATGACCTGGGTCCTCGTCGTCGTTCTGGCGGTCGTTGCCTTCGTTGCGATTGCCTTTGTCCTCAAGGCGCCGCGCAGCGGCTGGGAAGCGATCGCCGCTGCGCTCGTCCTGGGCATTGCCGGTTACGCTTCGCAGGCAAGCCCGGGGTTGCCCGCTGCGCCCAAGGCAGCGTCCGAGCAGGTCTCCAAGGACGCAGCGGCGATGGTCGATGCGCGCGGAAAGGTCAGCGACAGCAGCCTGCCGCCGAGCGATCGCTGGGTGGTGATTGCCGACGGACTGGCGCGAAACGGCCGTTACGGCGATGCTGCCGAGGTTCTGCGCGGTGCGGTCGATGCGGATCCCAAGAACACCGAGGCATGGCTGGCAATGGGCAACGCGCTGGTCTCCCATGCCGATGGGCTGCTGACGCCCGCGGCGCTCTATGCCTTCCGCAAGGCGGCCCTGTCGGATCCGGATGCACCGGGGCCGCCGTTCTTCCTGGGCCTCGCTTTCGCCCAGTCTGGTCGCTACGCCGAGGCCCGCCAGCTGTGGTCCGACCTGCTCGAACGCGCGCCCGAGGATGCTCCCTGGCGCGCGCCTCTGGCGGATCAGCTGTCCAAGCTGGAGGCGTTCCTTGCCGGACAATCGGGTGGGCAAGGTCCCTCTTCGGGTCAGTCAACCCCCTGA
- a CDS encoding heme lyase CcmF/NrfE family subunit, giving the protein MIAEFGLAALWLAAALAALQLVAGALGLTRRGEALGGVVRPVAVVQGLLALVSFLCLIYVFAVTDLSVKLVAMNSHSMKPLVFKIAGAWGNHEGSMLLWVTVMGMAGGFVALIERRLPEPTMLATLAGQAFVSLGFYAFLLIASNPFERLSPVPAEGNGLNPLLQDLGLAFHPPTLYLGYVGLSVAFSFAIGALVTREVGPAFARAMRPWVMGAWIFLTVGITAGSYWAYYELGWGGWWFWDPVENASLMPWLAATALLHSASVLAARNALRAWTIMLGVVAFSMSMIGTFLVRSGILTSVHAFAVDPERGTFILALLAINIGGALTLFALRAATVTEGERFAVVSREGALVFNNVMLSAILGIVLFGTLYPLVAEAMGAKVSVGPPYFNPMSALFAVPMLMVLAVGPLLRWRRDAFSRVGKRLVIPAMLVAAGVIALLVVGGVAFLPFIGLALAAGLAWASLMPLRERNLRRTPLPVWGMVIAHFGIAVALFGMSSESAFSVEKLVAVRPGETTQVGPWLVRLERVEPVAGPNWTALEAALKVRYKDSDPVIARPQSRSFWAPPQQTSESSLLTRWNGQLYSVLGGEAEDGRWQLRLWWKPFVTLIWLGGLLIALGGVLALIGRVKSDLRRLIARDKIADRRESQGR; this is encoded by the coding sequence GTGATCGCGGAATTCGGACTCGCCGCGCTCTGGCTTGCCGCCGCGCTCGCCGCGCTGCAGCTCGTTGCCGGTGCGCTTGGCCTGACCCGGCGCGGCGAAGCGCTGGGCGGCGTCGTGCGCCCGGTCGCGGTCGTGCAGGGGCTGCTCGCGCTCGTCTCGTTCCTGTGCCTGATCTACGTCTTTGCCGTCACCGACCTGTCGGTGAAGCTGGTGGCGATGAACTCGCATTCGATGAAGCCGCTGGTCTTCAAGATCGCCGGTGCCTGGGGCAACCACGAGGGCTCGATGCTCCTGTGGGTCACGGTCATGGGCATGGCGGGCGGTTTCGTTGCGTTGATCGAGAGGCGCCTGCCCGAGCCGACGATGCTGGCAACGCTGGCCGGACAGGCCTTCGTCAGCCTCGGCTTCTATGCCTTCCTGCTGATCGCCTCGAACCCGTTCGAACGCCTCTCGCCGGTTCCGGCGGAGGGCAACGGCCTCAATCCACTGCTGCAGGACCTCGGCCTCGCGTTCCATCCGCCCACGCTCTACCTCGGCTATGTCGGCCTTTCGGTGGCCTTCAGCTTCGCAATCGGCGCGCTGGTCACGCGTGAGGTCGGGCCGGCCTTCGCCCGCGCCATGCGGCCGTGGGTGATGGGTGCCTGGATTTTCCTGACGGTGGGTATCACCGCCGGTTCCTACTGGGCCTATTACGAGCTGGGCTGGGGCGGCTGGTGGTTCTGGGACCCGGTCGAGAACGCCTCGCTCATGCCCTGGCTGGCGGCGACTGCGCTGCTGCATTCGGCCAGCGTTCTCGCCGCGCGCAATGCCTTGCGCGCCTGGACGATCATGTTGGGCGTCGTGGCTTTCTCGATGTCGATGATCGGCACCTTCCTGGTGCGCTCGGGCATTCTCACCAGCGTCCATGCCTTTGCCGTCGACCCCGAGCGCGGGACATTCATCCTCGCGCTTCTGGCGATCAACATCGGCGGGGCGCTCACGCTTTTCGCCTTGCGCGCCGCGACCGTGACCGAGGGCGAGCGCTTCGCCGTCGTCAGCCGCGAGGGCGCGTTGGTGTTCAATAACGTGATGCTTTCAGCGATTCTCGGCATCGTCCTGTTCGGGACACTCTATCCGCTGGTGGCCGAGGCCATGGGCGCCAAGGTCTCGGTAGGGCCGCCGTACTTCAACCCGATGAGCGCCCTGTTCGCCGTGCCGATGCTGATGGTCCTGGCGGTCGGTCCGCTGCTTCGCTGGCGGCGCGATGCCTTCTCCCGGGTCGGCAAGCGGTTGGTGATTCCCGCCATGCTGGTTGCGGCAGGCGTGATTGCGCTGCTGGTCGTTGGCGGTGTCGCATTCCTGCCGTTCATCGGCCTGGCGCTGGCCGCAGGGCTTGCCTGGGCAAGCCTGATGCCGCTGCGCGAACGCAACCTGCGCCGCACGCCGCTGCCGGTGTGGGGTATGGTGATCGCACACTTCGGTATTGCCGTGGCGCTGTTCGGCATGAGCAGCGAGAGCGCCTTCTCGGTCGAGAAGCTGGTTGCGGTGAGGCCCGGCGAGACGACGCAGGTCGGTCCGTGGCTTGTTCGCCTCGAACGGGTCGAACCGGTGGCCGGCCCCAACTGGACCGCGCTCGAGGCGGCACTGAAGGTGCGGTACAAGGATTCGGACCCGGTCATCGCCCGGCCGCAGTCGCGCAGCTTTTGGGCGCCCCCGCAGCAGACCAGCGAATCTTCGCTGCTGACGCGCTGGAACGGGCAGCTTTACTCGGTTCTGGGCGGGGAAGCGGAAGACGGTCGATGGCAGCTTCGCCTGTGGTGGAAACCCTTTGTCACCCTGATCTGGCTGGGGGGTCTGCTGATTGCCCTGGGCGGTGTGCTGGCCCTGATCGGCCGCGTGAAGAGCGACCTGCGCCGCCTCATCGCGCGTGACAAGATTGCCGACAGGCGCGAGAGTCAGGGCCGATGA
- a CDS encoding cytochrome c-type biogenesis protein yields the protein MSRLPVCLRPSGRLFAVIVAALGLLCAGPAMAQEEQSTAPYAYRQLEDPAKEEKAQALMETLRCLQCQGQSIADSDAPIAGSMRSLVRERIAAGEDPEVIRGWLIERYGDYVSYAPQLTSLTWPLFAVPAFLILLAVLLLRRRFRRGGEQ from the coding sequence GTGAGCCGCCTGCCAGTCTGTCTTCGCCCGTCGGGCCGCCTGTTCGCGGTGATCGTGGCCGCTCTGGGCCTGCTGTGCGCTGGGCCGGCCATGGCGCAGGAAGAGCAGTCGACCGCGCCTTATGCCTATCGCCAGCTAGAAGACCCGGCCAAGGAGGAGAAAGCGCAGGCGCTGATGGAGACGCTGCGCTGCCTGCAGTGCCAGGGACAGTCCATTGCCGATTCGGATGCGCCGATTGCCGGTTCGATGCGCTCGCTCGTGCGGGAACGGATCGCTGCAGGCGAAGATCCCGAAGTGATTCGCGGCTGGCTGATCGAACGATACGGCGATTACGTCAGCTACGCACCGCAATTGACCAGCCTCACCTGGCCGCTCTTTGCCGTGCCTGCCTTTCTCATCTTGCTGGCCGTGCTGTTGCTGCGCCGGCGCTTTCGCAGGGGAGGGGAACAATGA